One window of Lawsonibacter asaccharolyticus genomic DNA carries:
- a CDS encoding ribonuclease H gives MHPEIKAFSQKLRREATPEERRLWYEFLKQHPVQFRRQVPFGPYILDFYCAQARLGIELDGAQHYEKDALEYDQMRSHFLQTNFQIEVLRFTNLDVKQNFEGVCLTIRRAVERRSPSSAPSGGTFPPVGGRLHGQEANMKTVTIYTDGACSGNPGPGGWGAILMYGPHKKEMSGGEPQTTNNRMELTGVITALEALNEPCVVELYSDSKYVIDALEKGWAKGWRARGWVKGDKKPALNPDLWARLLDLCDRHQVKLHWVKGHASNPYNNRCDELAVAESRKYK, from the coding sequence ATGCACCCAGAGATCAAAGCCTTTTCCCAAAAACTCCGCAGAGAAGCCACGCCGGAGGAACGGCGGCTGTGGTATGAATTTTTAAAGCAGCATCCAGTCCAATTTCGCAGACAGGTCCCATTTGGACCATATATTTTGGACTTTTACTGTGCTCAGGCAAGGCTGGGGATCGAATTAGATGGAGCACAGCATTACGAAAAGGATGCACTTGAGTATGACCAGATGCGGTCCCATTTTTTGCAGACAAATTTTCAAATCGAAGTGCTGCGTTTTACGAATTTGGATGTAAAACAGAATTTTGAGGGGGTCTGCCTCACGATCCGCCGGGCGGTGGAACGGAGGTCCCCCTCATCCGCCCCCTCCGGGGGCACCTTCCCCCCTGTGGGGGGAAGGCTACACGGACAGGAGGCGAACATGAAAACAGTCACCATCTACACCGACGGGGCCTGCTCCGGCAATCCGGGCCCCGGCGGCTGGGGGGCCATCCTGATGTATGGCCCCCACAAAAAAGAGATGTCCGGGGGAGAGCCCCAGACCACCAACAACCGTATGGAGCTCACCGGCGTCATCACCGCGCTGGAGGCCCTCAATGAGCCCTGTGTGGTGGAGCTGTACTCCGACTCCAAGTACGTCATCGATGCCCTGGAAAAGGGCTGGGCCAAGGGATGGCGGGCCCGGGGCTGGGTGAAGGGGGACAAAAAGCCCGCCCTGAATCCGGACCTGTGGGCCCGCCTGCTGGACCTGTGCGACCGGCACCAGGTGAAGCTCCACTGGGTAAAGGGCCACGCCAGCAACCCATACAACAACCGCTGTGACGAGCTGGCGGTGGCGGAGAGCCGGAAATACAAATAA
- a CDS encoding transcriptional regulator: protein MPLRIRDLREDSDLSQKEIAKFLHVSQATYSRYENGELEISIPTLTALADFYHTSVDYLLGRTNCRDPHPR, encoded by the coding sequence ATGCCATTACGGATTCGGGATTTGCGGGAGGACAGCGACCTTTCACAGAAAGAGATTGCGAAGTTTTTACATGTCAGTCAAGCGACCTATTCCCGCTATGAAAATGGTGAACTTGAAATCTCCATTCCTACGTTGACCGCATTGGCGGATTTCTATCATACAAGTGTGGATTATTTACTGGGGCGGACGAATTGCAGAGATCCACACCCCAGATGA
- a CDS encoding sigma-70 family RNA polymerase sigma factor, which produces MIDFEEVYRDYLEDVYRFSLALCRDPVLAEELTQETFFRALEHIGQFRGECTLRVWLCQIAKHAWLTHCRRQRRREPEPELREEGPEERLAQKETAMEVHQVLHSLPEPYREVFALRVLGELSFREIGALFHKTESWARVTFHRARLKIKEAL; this is translated from the coding sequence GTGATCGATTTTGAAGAAGTTTACCGGGACTATCTGGAGGACGTCTACCGATTTTCTCTGGCCCTGTGCCGGGACCCGGTACTGGCGGAGGAGCTGACCCAGGAGACCTTTTTCCGGGCGCTGGAGCATATCGGCCAGTTCCGGGGGGAGTGCACCCTGCGGGTCTGGCTGTGCCAGATCGCCAAGCACGCCTGGCTGACCCACTGCCGCAGGCAGAGAAGGCGGGAGCCGGAGCCGGAGCTCCGGGAGGAGGGGCCGGAGGAGCGGCTGGCGCAGAAGGAGACTGCCATGGAAGTCCACCAGGTACTCCACAGCCTGCCCGAGCCCTATCGGGAGGTCTTTGCCCTGCGGGTGCTGGGGGAGCTGTCCTTCCGGGAGATAGGAGCACTGTTCCATAAGACGGAGAGCTGGGCCCGGGTCACTTTTCACCGGGCCAGACTAAAAATCAAGGAGGCATTATGA
- a CDS encoding peptide S41 family, which yields MRFAKTVTALALACSLALAIPTFAAPAAEEQAGRQEDLELLYQTIRDRHPGPFTNTPEQEFLARIAQIEARIDTEDSMSFGLDLQSLVALIGDSHTTTNLNSILSSGHMFPVSVKWMDGDWVLYQVDASHQGALGQQVTSVNGFSMDQVQEKMAPLISADNEIKLRRQLSQVFGHQEIMVYCGLLKPEEDLTLTLENGTSITLSPLSMQDQSGWPEINGLSQQRPH from the coding sequence ATGCGCTTTGCCAAGACCGTTACCGCTCTCGCTCTGGCCTGTTCTCTGGCCCTGGCCATTCCCACTTTTGCCGCCCCTGCGGCGGAGGAGCAGGCTGGCAGGCAGGAAGACCTGGAGCTGCTCTATCAGACCATCCGGGATCGCCACCCCGGCCCCTTCACCAATACGCCGGAGCAGGAGTTCCTTGCCCGCATCGCTCAGATCGAGGCCCGGATAGACACAGAGGACAGCATGAGTTTTGGGCTGGATCTCCAGTCCCTGGTAGCCCTCATTGGGGATTCCCACACCACCACAAATCTTAACTCTATTCTCAGCAGCGGACATATGTTTCCCGTGTCTGTGAAGTGGATGGACGGGGACTGGGTGCTCTACCAGGTGGACGCCTCCCACCAGGGTGCTCTTGGCCAGCAGGTGACCTCCGTCAACGGCTTCTCCATGGATCAGGTACAGGAGAAGATGGCCCCTCTGATCTCCGCGGACAACGAGATCAAGCTGCGCCGGCAGCTCTCCCAGGTGTTCGGCCATCAGGAAATCATGGTCTACTGCGGACTGCTCAAGCCCGAGGAGGATCTGACCCTCACCTTGGAAAACGGCACGTCTATCACCCTCTCCCCTCTCTCCATGCAGGACCAGTCCGGCTGGCCGGAGATCAATGGCCTGTCCCAGCAGCGCCCCCACTGA
- a CDS encoding carboxyvinyl-carboxyphosphonate phosphorylmutase encodes MTVQEKRANFKSQMMDSSRMKVLCGAFDGITARAAQAADFFDGCYMGGQAAAASLLGVPDLGLVCGCEQTKHAQDLASCVDLPFLIDADTGYGNELNVRRTMRDLEAAGICGAHFEDQVTPKRCGGMKGVQIETAQVFIRKIETALTFRRDPNFLVIARSDAAEVEGEDEAIRRLNLAAEAGADMGFLFSSKGVFETLDSVKRACDQIKVPILYCLMEFCPEVCFTLEELRQAGVRAVIWPNGLLMRWCKAASDLIQQFKETGDCKTFFDQLMPIDQCNQLLGIRDWNPSGMF; translated from the coding sequence ATGACAGTTCAGGAGAAACGAGCCAATTTTAAGTCCCAGATGATGGATTCCTCCCGGATGAAGGTGCTCTGCGGAGCCTTCGACGGCATTACAGCCCGGGCCGCCCAGGCGGCTGACTTTTTTGACGGCTGTTACATGGGCGGTCAGGCAGCAGCAGCCAGCCTGCTGGGTGTGCCGGATCTGGGTCTTGTCTGCGGATGTGAACAGACAAAGCACGCCCAGGACCTTGCCTCCTGTGTGGATCTGCCCTTTCTTATCGACGCGGACACAGGCTATGGGAATGAGCTGAATGTCCGCCGCACTATGCGGGACCTGGAGGCCGCCGGAATCTGCGGCGCGCATTTCGAGGACCAGGTCACGCCAAAGCGATGCGGCGGCATGAAGGGCGTCCAAATTGAAACTGCCCAAGTCTTTATTCGAAAAATAGAGACCGCTCTGACCTTTCGGAGAGATCCCAACTTTTTAGTTATTGCCCGCTCTGATGCCGCCGAGGTGGAAGGAGAGGATGAGGCTATCCGGCGTCTCAATCTGGCAGCAGAGGCCGGAGCAGACATGGGTTTTCTCTTCTCCTCAAAGGGGGTCTTTGAGACTCTGGATTCTGTCAAACGGGCCTGCGATCAAATAAAGGTTCCCATTCTGTACTGCCTGATGGAATTTTGCCCTGAGGTCTGTTTTACTCTGGAAGAGCTGCGTCAGGCAGGGGTTCGGGCCGTCATATGGCCAAATGGTCTTCTGATGCGCTGGTGCAAAGCCGCCTCCGACCTGATTCAGCAGTTTAAGGAGACAGGGGACTGCAAAACCTTTTTTGATCAGCTCATGCCTATTGACCAGTGCAATCAGCTGCTGGGGATTCGGGACTGGAACCCGTCCGGTATGTTTTGA